In Palleronia sp. LCG004, a single window of DNA contains:
- a CDS encoding ABC transporter ATP-binding protein has product MADEIQTNVLSVRGLTVGFRSGPEWQNVVRDLDFDIPAGRTVAIVGESGSGKSVSSLAIMGLLSKERARVSGRVVYEGTSLLDLGPEEMRLLRGDDIAMIFQEPMTSLNPVMTLGQQVSEAVLAHRTISPKAARKEALDLLQRVRIPDAERRFSDYPHQFSGGMRQRVMIAMALAGNPRLLIADEPTTALDVTVQAQILDLLEELQRETGLSILFITHDMGVVAEIADDIVVMYRGDCVERGPSAEIFSAPKQPYTRALLAAVPRLGALRGSELPRRFDLVDFKTGRSKPAIPVIDTVEHDQEPILEVDGLTTRFDIHGGLLGRVTARVHAVEDVSFTVKRGETLSLVGESGCGKSTLGRSVLGLLPISGGTVRLRGMNISDLSHAKLAQLRQAAQMIFQDPFASLNPRLSVGTSIAEPLIVHQRAEDGGIRARVGQLLEQVGLSASMADRYPHEFSGGQRQRICIARALALNPDLIVADEAVSALDVSVKAEIINLLLDVQEAAGIAMLFVSHDMSVVERVSHRIAVMYLGQVVEIGPREAILGNPQHPYTQRLIAAVPIPDPSRRGARLPTPLEEIPSPVRPLSHVVPKTEWRSVGRDHSVLFSAYSS; this is encoded by the coding sequence ATGGCCGATGAGATACAGACCAACGTTCTTTCGGTGCGTGGGTTGACCGTCGGGTTCCGGTCCGGCCCCGAGTGGCAAAACGTGGTGCGCGATCTCGACTTCGACATCCCCGCCGGCCGCACCGTCGCCATCGTGGGCGAATCCGGGTCGGGTAAGAGTGTCAGCTCGCTCGCCATAATGGGGCTGCTTTCGAAGGAGCGGGCCCGAGTGAGCGGCCGGGTGGTCTACGAGGGCACCTCGTTGCTGGACCTCGGGCCGGAAGAGATGCGCCTGCTGCGCGGCGATGACATCGCCATGATCTTCCAAGAGCCGATGACGAGCCTGAATCCGGTCATGACCCTAGGTCAGCAGGTCTCGGAGGCGGTGCTTGCCCACAGGACCATTTCGCCAAAGGCGGCGCGCAAGGAGGCGCTTGACCTGCTCCAGCGCGTCCGGATCCCCGACGCGGAGCGCAGGTTCTCCGACTATCCGCACCAGTTCTCAGGCGGCATGCGGCAGCGTGTGATGATAGCCATGGCGCTGGCCGGCAATCCGCGGCTGCTGATCGCGGACGAGCCGACCACCGCGCTCGACGTGACGGTGCAGGCCCAAATCCTCGATCTGTTGGAGGAGCTTCAGCGGGAAACCGGGCTATCCATCCTCTTCATCACGCATGACATGGGCGTCGTCGCGGAGATCGCCGACGACATCGTTGTAATGTATCGTGGCGACTGCGTCGAACGCGGACCGTCAGCGGAGATCTTCTCGGCGCCCAAGCAGCCCTATACCCGCGCATTGCTCGCGGCTGTGCCGCGCCTCGGGGCGCTAAGGGGATCTGAGCTTCCCAGGCGATTTGATCTCGTTGATTTCAAGACCGGACGCTCGAAGCCGGCCATTCCCGTGATCGATACTGTCGAGCACGACCAAGAGCCAATCCTCGAGGTTGACGGGCTCACGACGCGTTTCGATATCCACGGCGGGCTCCTTGGGCGCGTCACGGCTCGAGTGCATGCCGTGGAGGACGTTTCCTTCACCGTGAAACGCGGGGAGACGCTGTCCCTAGTCGGCGAGTCGGGCTGCGGGAAATCGACGCTCGGCCGTTCGGTCCTGGGGCTTCTTCCGATCAGCGGCGGCACCGTCCGTCTGCGGGGCATGAACATTTCGGACCTCTCGCATGCCAAGCTGGCGCAACTGCGGCAAGCAGCCCAGATGATCTTCCAGGACCCTTTCGCGAGCCTCAATCCCCGTCTGAGCGTCGGAACCTCCATCGCCGAGCCCCTGATCGTGCATCAGCGGGCCGAAGATGGGGGGATCAGAGCCCGAGTCGGGCAGCTCCTCGAGCAGGTCGGCTTGTCCGCCTCGATGGCCGATCGCTACCCGCACGAATTTTCCGGCGGCCAACGCCAGCGCATCTGCATCGCCCGTGCCCTCGCCCTCAACCCGGACCTCATTGTCGCAGACGAGGCCGTCTCGGCCCTCGACGTTTCGGTCAAGGCCGAAATCATCAATCTTCTGCTCGACGTGCAGGAGGCGGCCGGGATCGCGATGCTATTCGTTAGTCACGACATGTCTGTTGTCGAACGGGTGAGCCATCGCATCGCGGTCATGTACTTGGGCCAAGTCGTGGAGATCGGCCCGCGAGAGGCCATTCTCGGGAATCCGCAGCACCCCTACACCCAACGTCTTATCGCGGCGGTCCCGATCCCCGACCCGAGCCGCCGCGGTGCCCGCCTCCCGACACCGTTGGAGGAGATTCCGAGCCCGGTCCGCCCATTGAGTCACGTGGTGCCGAAGACGGAGTGGAGGTCGGTGGGGCGAGACCATTCAGTCCTGTTCTCCGCTTATAGCAGTTAG
- a CDS encoding tellurite resistance TerB family protein has translation MADISHSLSPPDCLVAVMIAVSASDANLQTSQLVTIERIVNHLPVFADYDQDRVRIMAETVFDLFAEEDGLDALFGLLRDNLPEKLFETAYALACDVAVADGSLQETEIRLLEEMRFELDISRLSAAAIERGARARHMTV, from the coding sequence ATGGCCGATATTTCCCATTCCCTCTCTCCGCCGGATTGCCTGGTGGCCGTGATGATCGCGGTCTCGGCTTCCGATGCCAATCTGCAGACCTCCCAGCTCGTCACGATCGAGCGGATCGTCAATCATCTTCCGGTCTTCGCCGATTACGATCAGGACCGCGTCCGCATCATGGCCGAGACGGTCTTCGACCTCTTCGCCGAGGAGGACGGGCTCGACGCGCTTTTCGGCCTGCTGCGCGACAACCTGCCCGAGAAGCTCTTCGAGACCGCCTACGCGCTGGCCTGCGACGTGGCCGTGGCGGACGGATCGCTTCAGGAAACCGAGATCCGCCTGCTCGAGGAGATGCGGTTCGAGCTCGACATCTCGCGGCTGTCGGCCGCCGCGATCGAACGGGGTGCCCGCGCGCGTCACATGACCGTCTGA
- a CDS encoding lysine--tRNA ligase codes for MTDTRDIAMTSKAWPFEEARRLVKRYEARPPEKGHVLFETGYGPSGLPHIGTFGEVMRTTMVRRAFELISDIPTRLICFSDDMDGLRKVPGNVPNREAMEEDLHLPLSRVRDPFGTHDSFGAHNNARLNAFLDSFGFQYEFASSTEYYTSGRFDEALLRALEQYEKIMAIMLPTLGEERRASYSPFLPISPKTGHVLQVPTLERNVAKGTIVYEEPDGERVEVPVTGGNVKMQWKPDWAMRWYALGVDYEMSGKDLIDSVTQAGKICRALGGPGPETLTYELFNDQHGQKISKSKGNGLSMEEWLRYAAPESLGYFMYQKPRTAKRLHFDVIPKAVDEYHQQLRAYPDQDETQRLANPVFHIHGADVPESHMVVSFAMLLNLASVAGADDAATLWGFIRRYAPAAGPSTHPDLDAAAEYAVRYYNDFVKPEKVYRAPSVSERAALEDLRDRLADWSAAPDAEELQSEVFAVGKAHGFEPLRDWFRTLYEVLLGASQGPRFGGFIALYGVDETRALIDAALSGELVASGGTA; via the coding sequence ATGACCGACACGCGCGACATCGCCATGACATCCAAGGCCTGGCCGTTCGAGGAAGCCCGTCGGCTGGTCAAACGTTACGAGGCACGTCCGCCCGAGAAGGGCCATGTCCTTTTCGAGACGGGCTACGGCCCCTCGGGTCTGCCGCATATCGGCACGTTCGGAGAGGTCATGCGCACGACGATGGTGCGTCGCGCCTTCGAGCTCATCTCGGACATTCCGACACGGCTCATCTGTTTTTCGGACGACATGGACGGTCTGAGGAAGGTGCCCGGCAACGTGCCCAACCGCGAGGCGATGGAAGAGGACCTGCATCTGCCGCTGAGCCGCGTGCGCGATCCTTTCGGCACGCATGACAGCTTCGGCGCGCACAACAATGCACGGCTCAACGCGTTTCTCGACTCCTTCGGTTTTCAGTACGAATTCGCGTCTTCGACCGAGTATTACACGAGCGGTCGTTTCGACGAGGCGTTGCTGCGCGCCCTCGAGCAATACGAGAAGATCATGGCGATCATGCTGCCCACCTTGGGCGAAGAGCGGCGCGCCTCCTATTCACCCTTCCTGCCGATCAGTCCGAAGACCGGTCACGTCCTGCAGGTGCCTACGCTGGAGCGGAACGTCGCGAAGGGGACGATCGTCTACGAGGAACCCGACGGAGAGCGCGTCGAGGTTCCGGTGACGGGCGGAAACGTGAAGATGCAGTGGAAGCCCGACTGGGCCATGCGGTGGTACGCACTCGGCGTCGATTACGAGATGTCGGGCAAGGACCTGATCGATTCCGTGACGCAGGCCGGCAAGATCTGCCGCGCGCTGGGCGGGCCGGGCCCCGAGACGCTGACCTACGAGCTTTTCAACGATCAGCACGGTCAGAAGATCAGCAAGTCCAAGGGCAACGGTCTCAGCATGGAGGAATGGCTGCGCTATGCCGCGCCGGAATCGCTGGGCTATTTCATGTACCAGAAGCCCCGCACGGCGAAGCGTCTGCATTTCGACGTGATCCCGAAGGCGGTCGACGAATACCACCAGCAGCTCAGGGCCTATCCCGACCAGGACGAGACGCAGCGCCTCGCCAACCCGGTGTTCCACATCCACGGCGCGGACGTGCCCGAATCCCACATGGTCGTGTCGTTCGCGATGCTCCTGAACCTTGCCTCTGTGGCGGGGGCCGACGATGCCGCGACGCTCTGGGGCTTCATCCGGCGCTACGCGCCCGCAGCCGGACCGTCGACGCATCCCGATCTCGACGCTGCGGCGGAATATGCGGTGCGGTACTACAACGATTTCGTGAAGCCCGAGAAGGTCTATCGCGCGCCGAGCGTTTCGGAGCGTGCCGCGCTCGAGGATCTGCGCGACCGGCTTGCCGATTGGAGCGCCGCACCGGATGCCGAGGAACTCCAGTCCGAGGTCTTCGCGGTCGGGAAGGCACACGGGTTCGAGCCGCTGCGCGACTGGTTCCGCACGCTTTACGAAGTGCTCCTCGGGGCGTCGCAGGGCCCGCGTTTCGGCGGTTTCATCGCGCTCTACGGCGTGGACGAGACACGCGCCCTCATCGATGCGGCACTTTCGGGCGAGCTGGTGGCGAGCGGCGGAACTGCCTGA
- a CDS encoding DUF4864 domain-containing protein, giving the protein MKRLAATLIGLATIGQPLFAQEDQIESVIRDQIEAFRGDDFASAFEHASPGIRDLFGTPEQFGRMVEQGYPMVHRPSEVVFLTLREEDGEQKQRVMMRGDDGAVHILEYDMVRIDGVWRIDGVRLLDAARIGV; this is encoded by the coding sequence TTGAAACGCCTTGCAGCCACATTGATCGGTCTTGCGACCATCGGACAGCCCCTCTTCGCGCAGGAAGACCAGATCGAGAGCGTCATACGCGATCAGATCGAGGCGTTTCGCGGCGACGATTTCGCGTCGGCCTTCGAGCATGCCTCTCCCGGTATCCGCGACCTTTTCGGCACGCCGGAGCAATTCGGCCGGATGGTCGAGCAGGGCTACCCGATGGTGCATCGTCCTTCCGAAGTCGTATTCCTGACCTTGCGGGAGGAAGATGGAGAGCAGAAGCAGCGCGTCATGATGCGCGGTGACGACGGCGCGGTTCATATCCTCGAATACGACATGGTCCGGATCGACGGTGTCTGGCGGATCGACGGCGTCCGCCTGCTCGACGCGGCGCGCATCGGCGTCTGA
- a CDS encoding TniQ family protein has protein sequence MPQALALRAAPVPRETVHSFLGRMAAMNGIDTSSFARDFNLPFRSLLRVKEETTSVLGALAGISLERMEEMVSWTGRPSTQGRMTYRREGHAVRALRVPEIRGYPQCLREDMDGHDDRPEKWMALRGDWLLRDVRVCFRHRHPLVDLWTEMATVERYDVQRQMKKIAPAILAGELDRPEPPPSPRMTDGSKVDFATDRTTHGWQRFQSGLSQRYAASSVENSCEGSLPIPVIQIRWLPASRC, from the coding sequence ATGCCCCAGGCCCTGGCTCTCCGCGCCGCTCCGGTTCCCCGCGAGACGGTCCATTCCTTCCTCGGCCGAATGGCGGCAATGAATGGCATAGACACTTCCAGCTTCGCGAGGGACTTCAACCTCCCGTTCAGGAGCCTCCTTCGGGTCAAGGAGGAAACCACAAGTGTACTCGGTGCTCTTGCGGGAATCTCTCTCGAAAGGATGGAGGAAATGGTCTCATGGACAGGCCGACCGTCCACGCAGGGACGCATGACGTATCGCCGCGAGGGACATGCCGTCAGGGCCCTCCGTGTGCCCGAAATCCGCGGATACCCGCAATGCTTGCGAGAGGACATGGATGGTCATGACGATCGTCCGGAGAAGTGGATGGCGCTCCGCGGCGACTGGCTTCTCCGCGACGTCCGTGTCTGCTTTCGGCATCGGCACCCCCTGGTGGATCTGTGGACCGAGATGGCGACCGTCGAGAGATATGACGTCCAGCGGCAAATGAAGAAGATCGCGCCTGCCATCCTGGCCGGCGAACTCGACCGGCCCGAGCCCCCCCCCTCACCACGTATGACAGATGGCTCGAAGGTCGACTTCGCGACGGATCGGACGACACATGGGTGGCAGAGGTTCCAGTCCGGGCTGTCACAACGATATGCGGCCTCCTCGGTGGAGAACTCGTGCGAAGGCAGTTTGCCAATACCCGTGATACAGATCCGCTGGTTGCCGGCTTCGAGGTGCTGA
- a CDS encoding helix-turn-helix domain-containing protein gives MADQKKEAQLQKELRTNEKKWSKELMAPGFTVIPNVIVTRMQALGLDAMDLAIIVYLSTYWWTPEGLPRPSKKTMASALGCDPSTIRKRIQKLEAGGLLQRIERREGLSGSKPNEYSFAGLIEAATPYAQEEVQERETKLAARNAKAKRKGRPKLKVVKNKDE, from the coding sequence ATGGCGGACCAGAAAAAGGAGGCGCAACTCCAGAAAGAACTGCGCACGAACGAGAAGAAGTGGTCGAAGGAGTTGATGGCTCCCGGGTTCACCGTAATCCCCAATGTCATCGTGACGCGCATGCAGGCTCTCGGCCTCGACGCCATGGACCTCGCCATCATCGTCTATCTTTCGACCTATTGGTGGACTCCCGAGGGTCTACCGCGTCCCTCGAAGAAGACCATGGCGAGCGCCTTGGGGTGTGATCCCAGCACGATCCGGAAAAGGATTCAGAAGCTCGAGGCCGGAGGGCTTCTACAACGTATCGAGCGCCGTGAAGGTTTATCAGGCTCGAAGCCGAACGAGTATTCCTTCGCCGGTTTGATCGAGGCGGCCACGCCCTACGCCCAGGAAGAGGTTCAGGAACGCGAAACAAAGCTCGCCGCCCGAAACGCAAAGGCGAAGCGCAAGGGTCGGCCCAAGCTGAAGGTAGTCAAGAACAAGGACGAGTGA
- a CDS encoding GlsB/YeaQ/YmgE family stress response membrane protein — protein MEELLNVIGATALILLVIIGAIAGAIAGWLAGRRMLLYIVAGIAGAVALPFVLAALGIGIIAAGGLLLLLVIAAIGAVLVLAIVRAVTKRS, from the coding sequence ATGGAAGAACTGCTCAACGTCATCGGTGCGACTGCGCTGATCCTGCTGGTCATCATCGGCGCGATCGCAGGAGCGATCGCGGGCTGGCTCGCCGGACGGCGGATGCTTCTCTATATCGTTGCCGGCATCGCGGGGGCGGTTGCCCTGCCTTTCGTGCTTGCGGCGCTCGGGATCGGGATCATCGCTGCGGGGGGATTGCTGCTGCTTCTCGTGATTGCCGCGATCGGTGCCGTTCTCGTTCTTGCGATCGTACGTGCGGTAACGAAGCGGAGCTAA
- a CDS encoding superoxide dismutase family protein: MQLRADVMNSEGTSIGTVTVNDTASGQALIVVALSDLPEGSHGIHLHETGDCSADDFSSAGGHISGDREHGILAAGGPHPGDLPNVVVGSDGNVNVEIFNDLIDIEGMLLDDNGAAFIVHSEPDDYSSQPSGDAGDRIACGVLEEV, from the coding sequence ATGCAGCTTCGTGCGGACGTCATGAACAGCGAGGGGACGTCGATCGGAACGGTGACGGTCAACGACACTGCTTCCGGGCAGGCATTGATCGTCGTAGCCCTGAGCGATCTTCCGGAGGGTTCGCACGGCATTCACCTGCATGAAACGGGCGATTGCTCGGCCGACGACTTCTCCAGCGCGGGAGGACATATCTCCGGCGACCGTGAGCACGGAATTCTGGCCGCAGGTGGACCGCATCCCGGTGACCTGCCGAACGTGGTCGTGGGGAGCGACGGCAACGTCAATGTCGAGATTTTCAACGATCTGATCGATATCGAAGGGATGCTGCTGGACGATAATGGCGCAGCCTTCATCGTTCACAGCGAGCCGGATGACTACTCGTCACAACCTTCAGGCGACGCGGGCGACCGGATCGCTTGCGGGGTTCTCGAAGAAGTCTGA
- a CDS encoding TIGR02391 family protein, translating to MRELHTTITDPDALLALEPEELAGTILILLRDRIEREPRPISVHNCISEITSGASSVRGGQGYPPEAREEIALAVTEAFAWLEAQALLVPQPGSTGWSVLSRRARRFQSEEDFRQFQLARCLNRDLLHPAIAEEAWLSFVRGRFASAVFEAMRAVEIAVREAGGLAQKQVGTKLMQAAFGQGGPLRDSEADTAEEDGLMHLFIGAMGSYKNPHSHRNVAMEDAGEAIEIVTLASHLLRIVDARRPAQQEKPPDKV from the coding sequence ATGAGAGAACTCCACACGACAATCACGGACCCGGACGCTCTGCTCGCCCTCGAACCCGAGGAACTGGCCGGCACGATCTTGATCCTGCTGCGCGACCGGATCGAGCGGGAGCCTCGCCCGATCAGCGTGCACAACTGCATTTCGGAGATCACCAGCGGTGCCTCGAGTGTTCGCGGGGGCCAAGGGTATCCACCGGAAGCGAGGGAGGAAATCGCGCTTGCTGTAACCGAGGCCTTCGCCTGGCTGGAGGCCCAGGCTCTTCTGGTGCCGCAACCCGGATCGACGGGCTGGTCGGTCCTCAGCCGGCGCGCCCGGCGGTTCCAATCCGAAGAGGACTTCCGACAGTTCCAGTTGGCCCGGTGCCTGAACCGCGATCTTCTGCATCCCGCGATCGCCGAGGAAGCCTGGCTCTCCTTCGTTCGAGGGCGGTTCGCATCCGCCGTCTTCGAGGCTATGCGGGCCGTCGAGATCGCGGTGCGCGAGGCCGGGGGGCTCGCGCAGAAACAGGTCGGCACAAAGCTCATGCAGGCTGCCTTCGGGCAGGGTGGGCCGCTGCGGGACTCCGAGGCCGACACGGCCGAAGAGGACGGGCTCATGCACCTCTTCATCGGTGCCATGGGCTCCTACAAAAACCCACACTCGCATCGGAACGTCGCCATGGAGGATGCCGGCGAGGCGATCGAGATCGTCACGCTCGCCAGCCATCTGCTGCGCATAGTCGACGCGCGGAGGCCAGCGCAACAGGAAAAACCGCCAGATAAAGTCTGA
- a CDS encoding ETC complex I subunit, with the protein MPARIYRPARTAMSSGSAKTREWILDFTPDAPRSVDPLMGWTSSRDTQAQVRLRFETEQEARQYAEENGIDAVVTRPKVRRANVRAGGYGENFATSRRGSWTH; encoded by the coding sequence ATGCCTGCCCGCATCTATCGCCCCGCCCGGACCGCAATGTCGTCGGGCAGCGCCAAGACCCGCGAATGGATCCTCGATTTCACACCGGACGCTCCGCGCTCGGTCGATCCGCTCATGGGCTGGACGAGTTCGCGAGACACCCAGGCGCAGGTGCGTCTCCGATTCGAGACCGAGCAGGAAGCGCGTCAATACGCCGAGGAGAACGGTATCGATGCCGTCGTTACCCGACCCAAGGTGCGTCGGGCGAATGTCCGGGCCGGCGGATATGGCGAGAATTTCGCGACGAGCCGGCGCGGTTCCTGGACGCATTAA
- the uvrB gene encoding excinuclease ABC subunit UvrB — MPYAHSDAQEPILTAPAPPVAAREKLEGGIAFRMNSEFQPAGDQPTAITELAGGVRDGERDQVLLGATGTGKTYTMAKIIEETQRPAIILAPNKTLAAQLYGEFKGFFPDNAVEYFVSYYDYYQPEAYVPRSDTFIEKESQINEQIDRMRHSATRALLERDDVIIVASVSCIYGIGSVETYGAMTQDLHVGKSYDQRAVMADLVAQQYRRNDQAFQRGSFRVRGDSLEIFPAHLEDRAWRLSFFGEELEAITEFDPLTGDKTGSFDRIRVYANSHYVTPKPTMQQAVINIKKELKQRLDQLVGDGKLLEAQRLEQRTNFDIEMLEATGVCNGIENYSRYLTGRAPGEPPPTLFEFIPDNAIVFADESHVSVPQIGGMYRGDYRRKFTLAEHGFRLPSCMDNRPLKFEEWDAMRPQSIFVSATPAAWELEQTGGVFTEQVIRPTGLVDPQIEIRPVETQVDDLLDEIRRVTEAGYRTLCTTLTKRMAEDLTEYLHEQGIKVRYMHSDIDTIERIEILRDLRLGAFDVLIGINLLREGLDIPECGLVAILDADKEGFLRSETSLIQTIGRAARNADGRVIMYADRITGSMERAMNETERRREKQIAYNTEHGITPATIRKNVDDILAGLYKGDVDMNRVTAKVDPMQSGSNLQAVLDGLRTDMRKAAENLEFEEAARLRDEVKRLEAVDLAVADDPMARQSTVEAAGEASSRSSGRSTAGRPGQRGGNVQRKKKR; from the coding sequence ATGCCTTACGCACATTCCGACGCCCAGGAACCGATCCTGACCGCACCCGCCCCACCGGTCGCGGCGCGGGAAAAACTCGAAGGCGGCATCGCCTTCCGCATGAACTCCGAGTTCCAGCCTGCGGGCGATCAGCCCACCGCCATCACCGAGCTTGCGGGCGGGGTGCGCGATGGTGAGCGCGACCAGGTCCTGCTGGGCGCGACCGGTACCGGCAAGACCTACACGATGGCGAAGATCATCGAGGAGACACAGCGCCCCGCCATTATCCTTGCCCCCAACAAGACGCTGGCCGCCCAGCTCTACGGCGAGTTCAAGGGGTTCTTCCCGGACAACGCTGTCGAGTATTTTGTAAGCTACTACGACTACTACCAGCCTGAAGCTTATGTTCCGCGTTCGGACACCTTCATCGAGAAGGAAAGCCAGATCAACGAGCAGATCGACCGGATGAGGCACTCCGCGACGCGTGCACTCCTCGAACGGGACGATGTCATCATCGTGGCGTCGGTCTCTTGCATCTACGGCATCGGCTCGGTCGAGACCTACGGCGCGATGACCCAGGATCTGCACGTGGGCAAGAGCTACGATCAACGGGCGGTCATGGCCGATCTCGTCGCGCAGCAATACCGCCGGAACGATCAGGCTTTCCAGCGTGGCTCCTTCCGGGTGCGCGGCGACTCTCTCGAAATTTTTCCGGCCCACCTCGAAGATCGGGCATGGCGGTTGAGCTTCTTCGGAGAAGAGCTTGAGGCTATTACGGAATTCGATCCGCTGACCGGCGACAAGACCGGCAGTTTCGACCGGATCCGTGTTTATGCAAACAGTCACTACGTAACGCCGAAGCCGACGATGCAGCAGGCGGTGATCAACATCAAGAAGGAGCTCAAGCAGCGCCTCGACCAGCTCGTCGGCGATGGCAAGCTCCTGGAAGCGCAGCGCCTCGAACAGCGGACGAATTTCGACATCGAGATGCTCGAAGCGACGGGCGTCTGCAACGGGATCGAGAACTATTCACGGTATCTCACCGGCCGCGCGCCGGGCGAGCCGCCCCCCACCCTTTTCGAGTTCATTCCCGACAACGCGATCGTCTTCGCGGATGAAAGCCATGTCAGCGTTCCCCAGATCGGCGGCATGTATCGCGGCGACTACCGGCGCAAGTTCACCCTGGCCGAGCATGGTTTCCGCCTGCCCTCCTGCATGGACAACCGACCGCTCAAGTTCGAGGAATGGGACGCGATGCGACCGCAATCGATCTTCGTCTCGGCGACCCCGGCGGCGTGGGAACTTGAACAGACCGGCGGGGTCTTTACCGAACAGGTGATCCGGCCGACCGGCCTCGTCGATCCTCAGATCGAGATCCGTCCGGTCGAAACCCAGGTCGACGATCTCCTGGACGAGATCCGCAGGGTCACAGAAGCCGGTTACCGCACACTCTGCACCACCCTGACCAAGCGCATGGCGGAGGACCTGACCGAGTATCTCCACGAACAGGGGATCAAGGTCCGCTACATGCATTCGGACATCGATACGATCGAGCGGATCGAGATCCTGCGCGACCTGAGGCTCGGGGCCTTCGACGTCCTTATCGGCATCAACCTGCTGCGCGAGGGGCTCGACATTCCCGAATGTGGTCTCGTTGCGATCCTCGATGCCGACAAGGAAGGGTTCCTGCGGTCTGAGACATCGCTGATCCAGACGATCGGTCGCGCCGCTCGGAACGCCGATGGACGCGTCATCATGTATGCGGACCGTATCACAGGGTCGATGGAACGCGCGATGAACGAGACGGAGCGTCGCCGGGAGAAGCAGATCGCCTACAACACCGAGCACGGAATCACGCCCGCGACGATCCGCAAGAACGTGGATGACATTCTCGCAGGTCTCTACAAGGGCGACGTGGATATGAACCGTGTGACGGCCAAGGTCGATCCGATGCAATCGGGATCCAACCTTCAGGCAGTGCTCGACGGCCTCAGGACCGATATGCGCAAGGCGGCCGAGAATCTGGAATTCGAGGAAGCCGCGCGGCTGAGGGACGAAGTCAAACGCCTCGAGGCAGTGGATCTGGCCGTAGCCGACGATCCGATGGCGAGGCAATCCACGGTCGAGGCCGCCGGAGAAGCTTCATCCAGATCGAGCGGGCGATCCACCGCCGGTCGGCCCGGTCAGCGTGGCGGCAATGTCCAGCGCAAGAAGAAGCGCTGA
- a CDS encoding amidohydrolase family protein, whose product MDLGGRRLLPGLINTHVHLEFSGEADPLSDYYAEDDAEHLMRAITNAHTLLESGVTTARDCGSGWSMLALSRRPDLSPIPLPRLLLSGPPITVPKGHLHFMHGLVTSDEDIRAHVSRLALEGGRSVKVMASGGGMTPGSDPAQTMFSQGSLDLIASLAREHGYPSVSHVLASESIRLSARAGIDSLEHCAFHVHGAGGRLERHYDADIAQEVRDAGVHVMPNLSTATHPLDRLREAARRSADEDHALYQFDVMLETFRRLQGLGIPFTCGSDAGVRETHFDETWREIMWTMRAGLSGAEAIRSATTGAAAAIGLAHEIGKIAPGYSADLIAVDADPLEQEDAFRAPSFVMARGGIVRGEGRAV is encoded by the coding sequence ATGGACCTCGGGGGCAGGCGACTGCTGCCCGGTCTCATCAACACACACGTCCATCTAGAGTTCAGTGGCGAGGCCGATCCGCTTTCGGACTACTACGCCGAGGACGATGCCGAGCATCTGATGCGGGCGATCACCAATGCACATACGCTGCTCGAAAGCGGCGTGACTACCGCGCGCGACTGCGGGTCGGGCTGGTCCATGCTCGCGCTGTCCCGGCGCCCCGACCTCAGCCCCATTCCACTGCCACGCCTGCTGCTGTCCGGGCCGCCGATAACCGTGCCGAAGGGGCACCTGCACTTCATGCATGGTCTCGTTACGTCCGACGAGGATATCCGTGCCCACGTTTCGCGTCTCGCTCTGGAGGGCGGTCGAAGCGTGAAGGTCATGGCCAGCGGCGGCGGCATGACGCCGGGCTCCGACCCGGCGCAGACGATGTTCTCGCAAGGCAGCCTCGACCTCATCGCTTCGCTGGCGCGGGAGCATGGCTATCCGAGCGTCTCTCACGTTCTTGCCAGCGAGAGCATCCGCCTCTCGGCCCGGGCCGGGATCGACAGCCTCGAACATTGCGCGTTCCACGTTCACGGTGCCGGCGGCCGACTCGAGCGGCATTACGACGCCGACATCGCGCAGGAAGTCCGCGACGCCGGTGTACACGTGATGCCGAACCTTTCGACCGCCACCCATCCGCTCGACCGTCTCCGGGAGGCGGCCCGCCGGAGCGCCGATGAAGACCATGCCCTATACCAGTTCGACGTCATGCTCGAAACATTCCGACGTCTCCAAGGGCTCGGCATACCCTTCACCTGCGGTTCCGATGCAGGCGTGCGCGAAACCCATTTCGACGAAACCTGGCGCGAGATCATGTGGACGATGCGCGCCGGGCTGAGCGGGGCCGAAGCCATTCGTTCCGCCACGACCGGCGCGGCTGCCGCCATTGGCCTGGCCCACGAGATCGGCAAGATAGCCCCCGGCTATTCCGCGGATCTCATCGCCGTCGACGCCGATCCGCTTGAGCAGGAGGACGCATTCCGCGCGCCCTCCTTTGTCATGGCGCGCGGCGGCATCGTCAGGGGAGAGGGGAGGGCCGTCTGA